A region from the Ptychodera flava strain L36383 chromosome 10, AS_Pfla_20210202, whole genome shotgun sequence genome encodes:
- the LOC139142301 gene encoding uncharacterized protein, whose amino-acid sequence MWRISMSAVVFLIAMHSPICKSSEPVAVEVSDSDARMIGVDCTGKLATRSHVDGDWRLVGGSCCVESVGIMPDGTLLGVGDDFQLYTKKTPNVGDWEGPVDGSCCIIDVAARSDGSIVAVSKKKILLYRADLSSEWVEAKKNTIEMVAVDVFPDGRILGVTKEGGLKVKDGLDVPWKSYKAKGVKVKDISIQPDETVFGVGKKLGSLYVLNEGVWELIPESDCVKSIVSPRDLIVRNDD is encoded by the exons ATGTGGCGAATATCCATGTCCGCAGTGGTTTTTCTGATTGCAATGCATTCACCAATTTGCAAAAGTTCAG AGCCTGTGGCTGTTGAAGTCTCGGACTCAGATGCTCGTATGATTGGTGTTGATTGCACGGGTAAACTGGCGACTCGAAGTCATGTCGACGGTGATTGGCGTCTGGTCGGGGGCAGCTGCTGTGTCGAGAGCGTCGGCATCATGCCTGACGGTACACTGCTCGGCGTGGGCGACGACTTCCAGCTGTACACGAAGAAGACGCCTAACGTAGGCGACTGGGAGGGACCTGTTGACGGCAGCTGCTGCATCATCGACGTCGCCGCCAGGTCAGACGGTTCAATCGTCGCGGTGAGCAAGAAGAAGATACTTCTGTATCGTGCTGACTTGAGCAGCGAATGGGTGGAGGCCAAGAAGAACACTATTGAAATGGTCGCCGTAGATGTCTTCCCTGACGGCAGAATACTCGGTGTAACTAAAGAGGGCGGCCTTAAGGTAAAGGACGGATTGGATGTGCCAtggaaaagttacaaagctaAAGGTGTGAAGGTCAAGGATATCTCGATCCAGCCAGACGAAACAGTGTTTGGTGTTGGGAAGAAACTGGGCTCTCTGTACGTGCTCAATGAGGGTGTATGGGAGTTGATCCCCGAATCCGACTGCGTGAAGTCGATTGTTTCGCCCAGAGACTTGATTGTCCGAAATGACGACTAA